GGCGGTCGTTAGATATCCATAGAATGAAAAATAAGATGGGGACGATGACGATACCCGCCATGACCTGCGACCAGTAGAGCGTTCGGACGGTATTGATACCGATGTAGTTCACGACGACTGCGATCAGCAGAACGATGCAGATCAGCACGTAAAAACGTTTTGCCTCCCAGGGATGCTCGCTCAAGCCGTAGGACCAGTCGGCCGCTTCGGAAATACTGAAACACAACGAAGCTACGAGGATGGGCAGCGCAACCATTCCCGACCCGATAATGCCGAGTGCAAAGAGAACCGGACCGAGTTGACCGAGTGCGGAAAGCGCCTGGGCTGCCTGGCTCGTGGTCATGGTAGAAGGGTCAGCAATCTTCATGGTCGAGGAGGCGATGACCACAGAGAGTGACACCACGGCTGCTACGACACACCCGAACCTTGATTCCACGTCGTGGAAACTCGCTCCGCTTTCACGCTTCGTGCCCGTCTGCCAAACTACAACATCTGGAGTGAGCAGTGACCCGAATACGGCAATGATGCCCATGACGTATCCCGTACTGGCCGGCAGCTTAGGCACCACAATACCGGTCACAACATGGCCGATTGTGGAGCCGATTGAGAGATAGGCAGCTCCGACGTACGCGAACAGGAACAACGCAAGTAGTGACAAAGTACGGTTTACGCGTTCGTATCCAGCGAGTGTCAGGATGTACCACACCGTGAACGCCACTATCGTCGGGAAAAATGTGGCACGCTGTTGCAGCACAATTGAGAGCGCTTCGCTGACAGCCCTGATGTCCGCAACGATCATAAGGACATTTACAGAAACCACCAACCCGGCTAGCGCGATGGCAAGTCGCACTCCGAAGTTCTCTCGGACCAGTTTGATGAGCCCGAGCCTGGTCTCATGTCCGATACGGGCAGACACCCCGAAGACGGCTATCAGGATGGGAATACATAACAGCACTACCCATCCCACAGATAATCCGAATGTCGCGCCAACGACTGTGCCAGTCAGAACTGCGGCGGGGTCAAGATCGGCAGCGCCGGCTATGACTCCGGGGATAGCCTTGCGAACGAACGTCAAGGGCATCGCGGTTGTCGATTTTGCCTTGTCCTCGGAGTGCGGGAAAGCAATCACCTTTCCCTTTCCCCTGTCCTCCGGAGAGCCGAGCCGTCGCTGCTGTTTGAATGCCGTAATTCTTGAGGCAAAATCTCTGATTCTTCTGAACACAGCCCGTCCCATTCACGGCCCCGGAAGTGAGAAGCTGTTTGTTTGATGGGCATTCAGAATGGCAGGTTGGGTACCGGACTGCACCGCACTAGCGACGAAGGGTGGGCCATGCACGCCGGTGTTGCCTGCATGGGACAACGACTAGCGGTAGCTGTCGCTTGAGTCTTTCCTTATATGATATGCGCCGCTGGGCATGGCGAACTGTTGCAGGCTGGTTTCCATGTTTGCACGCGCATACGCAAAAGGCTCCGGCCTGAGCCGGAGCCTTCCAACGATTTACCCAATTACCACGACAGTCGCAGCGCAAACTGGAACTGACGCGGGTCGAAAGCCGCTGTCGCCTGACCGGCGTGATCCCACAACGGATTCACGTCGGCGACGTTGCGGCGGTTAATGAGGTTGAACACGTCCATGACGCCGTCGAGGCCGATGCGCTCGGTCAGCCGTATGCGGCGGGACACGCGCAAATCTGTGAACAGAGTCATGGGGCGGATTCCCGTATTGCGGCCAAGGTCACCGATATATTGGCCATCCTTGTAGCACGCCGGAATGACGAACCCGGTGGGCGAGAACTCGGTGGCGCTGGCGGTCTGGCCGCAACTGTTGGTCTGTCCAGCCTGCGCCATCATAGGACGGTCTGTCGTGGTACCGAAGTCGAAGTTCTGGTCGATACCCGTGATGATGTTGAACGGGCGTCCGCTGCCGACTTCGATGATGGGGGCGAGCGTCCAGTCACTCAGCAGCTTGTTGAAGAACCCCTGACCGAGTCGTCCGCTCTGGTATACGGCGCTGAAGACGAAGCGATGGCGCTGGTCGAACAGCGAGTTCGAGCGCTCCAGGTCGGGCCGGTAGTTGTTCTGCGGCGACAGCGGCGACTGCAAGTCGGTCGAGTCGTCGATGGAGTGCGACCACGTGTACGAAGCGAGGAACTCGTAGTTTTTCGAGAAGCGCTTCTTCACATTAGCCGTGAAGCCATGGTAGACCGAGCTGCCGTTCGAGTAGTTCGACGGCATATCGCTGAAGGGAACGCTGACTCCGTAGCCAAGTTTGTCGAGCGCAAGCAGACCCTGAACCGCTGGATTGCAGCCATTCAGCGGACCACCCGTTCCTAGCAACGGCGCGAACGACGGGTTCAGACCCGACGGACGGAAGAAGTTGACGATGAACGGAGCCACCCAAGGCACCCCGCCTGAGCCGACACCGCACGGCGCGCCAACTGTGCCCACGGAAAGCGGACCACTCGCGGCGCCGATATCGCCCGCTGCGAGCGCATTCTTGTAATTCGCGATCAGCAGGTCGGTGCGGACGGCGTTTGCGTTAATCGGGCGGTTCAGGTGGTGTCCGCCGTTGAAGTTGTACTGCAAACTCACGGAGAGGTTGTGACCGTAGTCATGCTCGATTGTGAAGTTCGCCTGGTTCGAATACGCGTAGACGAAATTCTTTCCGGTCGGGAATCCGAACGGCAACATCGTCAGCGGCACACCGGCCGTTAGGAAGTTCTGGTTGACCCAGACCGAGTCCGTGTTCGGCGCTGGATTGAAGCGCTGTTCGTTGGGCAAGTAAGTGAACGAGGCAGGCAGACAGGCCAGGCGGCCAGTGAAGGCGTTGGCGGCGTTCAGGCTGCAACCCGAGGGTGTTCCTCCGAAGAGCACGATCTGCGGAGCCTGGGTTGCATCGGCCACGTCGGAGTCGAACGCCAACCCAAGCAATGGGTGGTCGTAGAACATGCCGAAAGAACCGCGCACAACGGTCTTGCCGTCGCCCCACGGATCCCACGCCAGGCCGATACGCGGTGCAACATTGTTGAAGTCGCGCGGAATACCCTGCGTGATGCCGAGCGCATCCTGCGCAGACTGCGCCAGAGACGTTGCAGCCTTGAACGTCGGCGTGTACTCCACGTCATACCGCACGCCATAGTTCAAGGTCAGGTTCCGGCCTACGCGCCAGCTATCCTGCAGGAACACGCCAAGCGTCTTGTTGGAGAACTCGTCATGGGGATTGCCAACGCCCTGGATGAAATTCTGCGGAATGCCCAGCCCGTAAGCCTGGACGGCAGAGACCGGGAACCCGCAGTTCGCGGCGTTGCCGAGTCCGAGCGCCTGGCACTGCGGCGCAGCGAGCCCGGACGGCAAGCTGATATCGCCGAAGTTGTAGATGCCGCCAAAGTTCACCGTGAAGTCGGCCTCCAGCGGCAGATAGTTCACATCCGCGCCGAACTTGATGCTGTGCTTGCCGATCGTCCACGACATGTTGTCGGTCGTCTGGTAGCGCTGCTCGGTGCGTTTTACATAGCTGAACGGCTCGCGTCCGAAGAATGCCACGCCGGGGATGTTGACCGCGACGTTACTGCCGTTCGGCCCCGTGGAGTAGCTGTACAGCAGGCCACGCCGTGAATACTGGAAGCGGAACTCGTTCACCTTGTTGTCGCCGATACTCCAGATATGTTGCGCTGTTCCCGAAGCGTCGTGGAAGTCTTGCCGCGAGGTCCGTGACCACGCGTTCTGGCCGAAGTTCTGCGGGCCTTGCGCATTGACCTGGATGCCATCGCCCTTGCTCGGCGTCACACTGCCGCGGAACAGCAATTGCTGGTTCGCCGTGAGCCGATGGTCAAGACGCATGCTCCAGGTGTCCGTTGTTTCAGAAACCGGGAAGTTGCCGACAAGAGTATTCAGCGGCACGAACGAGGTTGGGAAGCGATCCAGTTGCGGCACGCCTCCAGTAACAACGCTGGGCGCAAAGAAGTTCGGCCCAAGCGACGCGAATGCCGGCGCTCCCGTGCCTTTCAGGAAAGCCGTCAGCGGGTTGACGCCATTAATCCCAACCGAACCGCCCATCAGCGCCACGGCGTATTGCGCCGAAGCCGCGCTCACCGGGAGCACGCCCAGCAACGTAGCCTGCTGCGGCGTCACCGGCACTACGAACGTGCCATTCGGTTGTGGCGGTATGCCAAACGGTCCGAGCGATGCGTTAATGAATCTCGTGATATCGGCATTCTGCGTGAGACCGAAGTTGTTCTGGCCGATGCTGCTGTAACCGCTCTCGTGGCGGCGCGTTGTTTCGTAGGAGAGAAAATAAAACGTACGGTTCTTCACCAGTGCGCCACCGGCGGTAGCGCCCGCTTGCACTCGCGTATATGCCGGGTCTGCCAAGGTGCTGAACGGGTTCACCGCCTGAATCAAACGGTTCCGGAGATACCCAAAGGCGCTGCCGTGGAAGTCGTTACTGCCCGCTTTGGTAATGATGTTAATGACGCCGCCGGACGCGCGGCCGTACTCAGCCGAGTAGCCGTTGGTCAGCAACTGAAATTCCTGCACAGCCTCCTGCGACACGGTGGAGCGAATGCCGTTCGTGGAATTGTCCACGTTGTCCATTCCGTCCACGTTCACCTGGTTGCTGCGGGCACGCTGTCCGCCGACGTTCAGTCCAGAGGTTGGCGCAGCGCCTATGGAAGGCGCGGTATCACGCGCAAGCTGTGAATTGGTCAGCGCGAAATTAATGTAATTGCGCCCGTTGATTGGCAGGTTCTCGATGCGGGCTTGCTCGATCGTTGTCGCCGCAGAGCTGCGCTGCGTTTCAACCAGCGCAGCTTCGGAGGAGACGTTGACGACTTCGCTAACGCTCGCAACCTGGAGGAACACCGGCAACTCAGCGATCTGGCCGACGGTGACGGAAACTTCGGTAGCGACAGCCTTGGCGAAACCAGCAGCCGTCACACTCAACTCATAGCGTCCGGGCGGAAGCGCGCGAAATGGATACTCGCCATCCGTATTCGCGGTTTGCGTGCGCTCGATTCTGGTTGTCTCGTTGCGAACTGTGACGGTTGCGTTGCGCACAACCGCTCCCTTGGCATCTTTGACGGTGACGTGAAGTTCGGCGGACGCCACCTGGGCCACAGCGCTCGCTGTGACTAGAAATAGGAGCACGAAGGCTCCGAACAGCTTAGCCATCCTGTTCATTTTCATTTTCCTTGTGCCTCACCTGGGCAGGCGATTTCACAAAAAGGGAAGAAACCATCCTCATATACCTAAGGTAGAGCCGCGACACATGACCCCACACATGTCAGCTCTGAACACCAAAGGCAATGGGGAAGGTTGTATATCAGGAGGTACTTACAACGCAAGGAGATGCAAAGAATTATTCAGGAGGAGTAACAGGAGCTTCGCGAAGAAAGCCGCAGCTCTCGCCAACTCCGGAGCGGAGGGTTGTTGTCTTCCTTCTATAGCGGAGCGACGCAGTCGCGGAGTCGAAGGACCCCTGCGGCCAGCACGGAGGCGCAAAAGGGCTCCTTTCGACAAGCGAACCTGGTCGCGCACAAACTCCAAAAGCAAAGGCGCGCCGCAGCGCGCCTCACCTTGTACAATCTCGTTGCTGCGGTGCTACCCCTTCGCGGAGCTGCTCACCGGCGGATCAATCGCACCGGACTTTGGCTGCTCCTGCGCCACGGCTGCCTCCGCTGCCTGGAATCCGATCTTCGAGTGCGTGCCGTCGCAAAAAGGTTTTTTCGTGCTGGCGCCGCAGCGGCACAACGAGAACGCCGGCTTACCGGTCAAGTCGTACTTGTTTCCGTTCGCGTCCACTAACTCAACGGAGCCTTCCGGCGCTTCCACGCGATACGGTCCGTTCGGCCGGATCGTGATCCTCACATCTGCCATCTTTCCTCCTCTTTCTTGCCCCCTCAGAACGATACCACGCGCAAGCCGGTAGTTTGGTCATACCATGTCGGCCGAGCCGATCACGGACTCAACTGGACAATGTGTTCACGCCTTTATGCTGCTCCTGAAGTTTGATGCTGGATGGCGCCTGCCGGCGACTTACTTTCTGAAAGCCACTTACTTTCTGAAAGCCACATTGACCAGCAGTTTCTCGCCTTCCACATCCACCACGTTGCAGAATGTGCGATCGCCACGTCTCGTAAAGTCCAGCCCCACGCATGAACGCCCAATCCGCAGGTTGCGAATGTGCAGGTAGTCGAGCCATTCAGGCAGCAGCGGATTGATGATGTTCAACTCTTTGCGGTGCGCACTCGGACGTATGCCAAGCACCGACGTCAGGATCAGGAACATCGCTCCGGACGCCCACGCCTGTGGCGAGCAGGAGACCGGATAGTGCACCGGCTCGTCGTAGTCGCGCCGCTTAACACCGCAGAACAGTTCCGGCAACCGGTAATCGCGGAAGTTGAGCGCCGCCTGGAACAACGTCGTCATGATCTGCATCGCCGGTTGCCGATGTTCATTTAGCGCCATGCCATGCGCTATCAGCGAATTGTCGTGCGGCCAAACGGAACCGCGATGGTAGCTCAGCGGATTGAAGACTCGCTCGTCGTGCGACATCGTCCGCCAGCCCCAGCCCGAAAACATGTCCTCGCGCATCAGGCGCTGCGTCACCGTCCGCGCCCGTTCGCGTCCGATGATGCGGCTGAACAGCAGGTGTCCGGGATTCGAGGAGACGACCTGTATCTGCTGCTTGTTGCCGTCTAGCCCCATCGCATAGTACGAGCGTTGCGGATTCCAGAAGGCGCGCTCGAAACGCCGCGCCAGGTCGCTCGCTTCCTTCTTCAGTCGATCGGCCATGTGCGCGTCGCCGAAGCCGCGCAACAACGATGCCATTCTGTACTTCGCGTCGTACACGTAGCCTTGAACTTCGCACAGAGCAATGGGCGGCTGCGCAACTGTGCCGTCGCGATGCATGTTCGCGTCCCAGGAATCCTTCCAACCCTGATTTACCAAGCCCTTTGGCGAACGCCGCTGGTACTCCACGAATCCGTCGCCGTCCAGGTCGCCGTAGTTTTCAATCCATTCCAGCGCCTTGTACGCTGCCGGCAGCAGTTCCTTCACGAGTTCTTCATCGGCAGTCCAATTGAAGGTTTCGCTCAGCAGAATGAGAAATAGCGGGGTCGCGTCCACAGAGCCGTAGTAGGGGCCGAACGGAACTTCGCCGCAACGCGTCATCTCACCATCCCGATACTCATGCAGGATTTTCCCGGGCTGCTCGTCGCGCCAGACACTGTCCTCTTTGCCCTGGTAGCGCGCCAGCACGCGTAACGTGTCGATTGCGAGTTGCGGATTCAGCGAGAGCGACTGGAAAGCGGCGATGATCGAATCGCGGCCAAAGACTGTTGCAAACCACGGGATACCGGCTGCGATGATGTGTTCCGTACCGTCAGGAATGAGGAGCGCGTGGAAGTCGCCCGTAGCGGTCCTCAACACCTCGTCGAATACTTCGTTGCTGCTTGCGAAGTGAGTTGAGCGCTTTTCCCATTGGTGAAACGCCTCGCGCCGAAGCAACAGATTGGAAGAGAAACTATAGTCGCGTGATCTCTGCGGCAGGTTCTCGATAATCGGCGTCACAGAAACTTCAAGATGGAACTCCTTCAGCGGTTCCAGGTGCAGATCCCAGCGCGCCGTGCGCTCGTCGATGCGCGCAGGCAGAGGCTGCACCTGCACAATTGTCTGACGCAGAATTTTATCCAGTCCGCGGTAAACGAAAGAAATGCGATCCTCGGTCGTAATGGGTTGGTAGTACTGTCCGTGTATCCGCCTGGCAACGCCTCGCACCTGGAACACGTCCACAAAGTCCGCGTCGTAAACCAGCTCGACCACGAAGTCGACTGGGGAAAGATTGAAGTTCTCGAAGCTGAGGCGGTCGAAGAAGATGTCGTTCCCGAGCAGTTGTTCGCGGCGTATGTGGACTGTGTTCTCCGGCAGGTCAAACGAGTCGCGCAGGGTTATGTTTCCCGTGGTCAGCTCGACCTTCGACGCAAACGTCTTCTCGGTGCTCGACGACAGAACCACGGC
Above is a genomic segment from Clostridia bacterium containing:
- a CDS encoding divalent metal cation transporter; the protein is MIAFPHSEDKAKSTTAMPLTFVRKAIPGVIAGAADLDPAAVLTGTVVGATFGLSVGWVVLLCIPILIAVFGVSARIGHETRLGLIKLVRENFGVRLAIALAGLVVSVNVLMIVADIRAVSEALSIVLQQRATFFPTIVAFTVWYILTLAGYERVNRTLSLLALFLFAYVGAAYLSIGSTIGHVVTGIVVPKLPASTGYVMGIIAVFGSLLTPDVVVWQTGTKRESGASFHDVESRFGCVVAAVVSLSVVIASSTMKIADPSTMTTSQAAQALSALGQLGPVLFALGIIGSGMVALPILVASLCFSISEAADWSYGLSEHPWEAKRFYVLICIVLLIAVVVNYIGINTVRTLYWSQVMAGIVIVPILFFILWISNDRRIMRTTNTRWQNFWLGGAVGGMVIANAIFFWIELWS
- a CDS encoding TonB-dependent receptor, producing MNRMAKLFGAFVLLFLVTASAVAQVASAELHVTVKDAKGAVVRNATVTVRNETTRIERTQTANTDGEYPFRALPPGRYELSVTAAGFAKAVATEVSVTVGQIAELPVFLQVASVSEVVNVSSEAALVETQRSSAATTIEQARIENLPINGRNYINFALTNSQLARDTAPSIGAAPTSGLNVGGQRARSNQVNVDGMDNVDNSTNGIRSTVSQEAVQEFQLLTNGYSAEYGRASGGVINIITKAGSNDFHGSAFGYLRNRLIQAVNPFSTLADPAYTRVQAGATAGGALVKNRTFYFLSYETTRRHESGYSSIGQNNFGLTQNADITRFINASLGPFGIPPQPNGTFVVPVTPQQATLLGVLPVSAASAQYAVALMGGSVGINGVNPLTAFLKGTGAPAFASLGPNFFAPSVVTGGVPQLDRFPTSFVPLNTLVGNFPVSETTDTWSMRLDHRLTANQQLLFRGSVTPSKGDGIQVNAQGPQNFGQNAWSRTSRQDFHDASGTAQHIWSIGDNKVNEFRFQYSRRGLLYSYSTGPNGSNVAVNIPGVAFFGREPFSYVKRTEQRYQTTDNMSWTIGKHSIKFGADVNYLPLEADFTVNFGGIYNFGDISLPSGLAAPQCQALGLGNAANCGFPVSAVQAYGLGIPQNFIQGVGNPHDEFSNKTLGVFLQDSWRVGRNLTLNYGVRYDVEYTPTFKAATSLAQSAQDALGITQGIPRDFNNVAPRIGLAWDPWGDGKTVVRGSFGMFYDHPLLGLAFDSDVADATQAPQIVLFGGTPSGCSLNAANAFTGRLACLPASFTYLPNEQRFNPAPNTDSVWVNQNFLTAGVPLTMLPFGFPTGKNFVYAYSNQANFTIEHDYGHNLSVSLQYNFNGGHHLNRPINANAVRTDLLIANYKNALAAGDIGAASGPLSVGTVGAPCGVGSGGVPWVAPFIVNFFRPSGLNPSFAPLLGTGGPLNGCNPAVQGLLALDKLGYGVSVPFSDMPSNYSNGSSVYHGFTANVKKRFSKNYEFLASYTWSHSIDDSTDLQSPLSPQNNYRPDLERSNSLFDQRHRFVFSAVYQSGRLGQGFFNKLLSDWTLAPIIEVGSGRPFNIITGIDQNFDFGTTTDRPMMAQAGQTNSCGQTASATEFSPTGFVIPACYKDGQYIGDLGRNTGIRPMTLFTDLRVSRRIRLTERIGLDGVMDVFNLINRRNVADVNPLWDHAGQATAAFDPRQFQFALRLSW
- a CDS encoding CDGSH iron-sulfur domain-containing protein — its product is MADVRITIRPNGPYRVEAPEGSVELVDANGNKYDLTGKPAFSLCRCGASTKKPFCDGTHSKIGFQAAEAAVAQEQPKSGAIDPPVSSSAKG
- a CDS encoding glycogen debranching N-terminal domain-containing protein, which produces MSTHLVVPESELVPIESPHTEPRLAFQQLEPRKVNNLTLIDGKTFLSTTVAGDIMPAGAPDVGFFHQDTRFLSHLEFRIDGHRAVVLSSSTEKTFASKVELTTGNITLRDSFDLPENTVHIRREQLLGNDIFFDRLSFENFNLSPVDFVVELVYDADFVDVFQVRGVARRIHGQYYQPITTEDRISFVYRGLDKILRQTIVQVQPLPARIDERTARWDLHLEPLKEFHLEVSVTPIIENLPQRSRDYSFSSNLLLRREAFHQWEKRSTHFASSNEVFDEVLRTATGDFHALLIPDGTEHIIAAGIPWFATVFGRDSIIAAFQSLSLNPQLAIDTLRVLARYQGKEDSVWRDEQPGKILHEYRDGEMTRCGEVPFGPYYGSVDATPLFLILLSETFNWTADEELVKELLPAAYKALEWIENYGDLDGDGFVEYQRRSPKGLVNQGWKDSWDANMHRDGTVAQPPIALCEVQGYVYDAKYRMASLLRGFGDAHMADRLKKEASDLARRFERAFWNPQRSYYAMGLDGNKQQIQVVSSNPGHLLFSRIIGRERARTVTQRLMREDMFSGWGWRTMSHDERVFNPLSYHRGSVWPHDNSLIAHGMALNEHRQPAMQIMTTLFQAALNFRDYRLPELFCGVKRRDYDEPVHYPVSCSPQAWASGAMFLILTSVLGIRPSAHRKELNIINPLLPEWLDYLHIRNLRIGRSCVGLDFTRRGDRTFCNVVDVEGEKLLVNVAFRK